The Clostridiales bacterium genome window below encodes:
- a CDS encoding DNA-3-methyladenine glycosylase, with the protein MSAWPTESEPIPGVTGARVEREFFDRDPREAASELLGTILLSRAGGGLTGGRIVETEAYLGSDDPGSHAATRGITVRNAVMYGPPGSVYVYFTYGNHHMLNLVCGPEGVAGAVLIRALEPLVGVGTMRARRPGRADHELTNGPGKLASALGVDLTHNGGVLGEGDLAVYHASGPFNHEVSKSGRVGLGAGFELELRYFLTGSPYVSRGRTGPPTQRRSRAHRHRN; encoded by the coding sequence GTGTCGGCGTGGCCGACGGAAAGTGAACCGATTCCGGGCGTGACCGGCGCGCGAGTAGAGCGAGAGTTCTTTGACCGGGATCCCCGCGAGGCCGCTTCAGAACTGCTCGGGACGATCCTGCTGAGCCGGGCGGGCGGTGGGCTCACGGGTGGCAGGATTGTTGAGACAGAGGCGTATCTCGGCAGTGACGACCCCGGTAGCCACGCCGCTACCCGCGGGATCACTGTCCGCAACGCGGTGATGTACGGACCACCCGGTTCCGTCTACGTCTACTTCACGTACGGCAACCACCACATGCTCAATCTGGTGTGCGGTCCTGAGGGCGTCGCGGGCGCGGTGTTGATACGTGCCCTTGAGCCGCTCGTAGGCGTGGGCACGATGCGTGCGCGCCGACCAGGACGTGCGGATCATGAGCTGACCAACGGCCCCGGGAAGCTCGCCTCGGCGCTCGGCGTCGATCTGACGCACAACGGCGGCGTTCTCGGCGAGGGTGATCTTGCCGTGTACCATGCTTCAGGGCCGTTCAACCACGAGGTGTCGAAGTCTGGCAGGGTAGGACTGGGTGCGGGCTTCGAGCTCGAGCTGCGCTACTTCCTGACGGGATCACCGTACGTATCGCGTGGGAGA